A section of the Pristiophorus japonicus isolate sPriJap1 chromosome 4, sPriJap1.hap1, whole genome shotgun sequence genome encodes:
- the LOC139262723 gene encoding transmembrane protein 151B produces MNLPTGAQAWAEQSSAARRYWFVLPQQRPAKQSLSTSVCRESHWKCLILSLLMYGCLGAVAWCQLTRVTKLSFDSSLKGKSMIYHDSPCSNGYIYIPLAFLAMLYMVYLVECWHCHARSELQHKADMDSVYERVGRMQQATPCIWWKAISYHFVRRTRQVTRYRNGDAYTTTQVYHERVNTHVAEAEFQYARCGVRDVSKELLGLEQHPATRLRFTKCFSFANTESENAYLNQRAHFFSEIEGLDDYMEAREGMQLKNMDFKDYMMVYANPDRLPWYISHYTFWAAGLFMLSWPLRVLVEYRTAYVHYHVEKLFGLEYAAAATTPSEEAGLCSPVARVGTVDSTELEWHIRTNRQLIPSYSEAVLMDLASLSICNGYSACGIVRADCDGHSSSSSIFSRNVGRSHSRFSLDTSRFSLCRVHGSRRTGLWRSRSSNVNERCRDDQCCSYSSQLAISESPPNYHDARFFPVLIVHRPCQGREVEGRRYYIRRNSCLETSL; encoded by the exons atgaatttaccgaccggggcgcaagcgtgggcggagcaatcgtcagcagccaggcgctactggtttgtgctCCCG CAGCAGAGACCAGCAAAGCAGTCACTGAGTACCTCGGTGTGTCGGGAGTCGCACTGGAAGTGCCTGATCCTCTCTCTCCTGATGTATGGATGCCTGGGGGCCGTCGCCTGGTGCCAGCTGACCCGGGTCACTAAGCTGAGCTTCGACAGCTCCCTGAAGGGGAAGTCCATGATCTACCACGACAGCCCTTGCTCCAACGGGTACATTTACATCCCGCTGGCCTTCCTGGCCATGCTGTACATGGTCTACCTGGTGGAGTGCTGGCACTGCCACGCCCGCAGCGAACTGCAGCACAAGGCGGACATGGACAGTGTCTATGAGCGGGTTGGTCGCATGCAGCAGGCCACGCCCTGCATCTGGTGGAAGGCCATCAGCTACCACTTCGTGCGGCGCACCCGCCAGGTCACCCGCTACCGCAACGGCGACGCCTACACCACCACGCAGGTCTACCATGAGCGGGTCAACACCCACGTGGCGGAGGCCGAGTTCCAGTACGCCCGGTGCGGGGTGCGGGATGTGTCGAAGGAGCTGCTGGGCCTGGAGCAGCACCCCGCCACCCGGCTGCGCTTCACCAAGTGCTTCAGCTTCGCCAACACCGAGTCGGAGAACGCCTACCTCAACCAGCGGGCCCATTTCTTCAGCGAGATCGAGGGGCTGGACGACTACATGGAGGCTCGGGAGGGCATGCAGCTGAAGAACATGGACTTCAAGGACTACATGATGGTCTACGCCAACCCCGACCGCCTGCCCTGGTACATCTCGCACTACACCTTCTGGGCGGCAGGCCTGTTCATGCTGTCGTGGCCGCTCAGGGTGCTGGTGGAGTACCGGACTGCCTACGTCCACTACCACGTGGAGAAGCTGTTCGGTCTGGAGTACGCGGCCGCTGCCACCACCCCGAGCGAGGAGGCCGGCCTGTGCTCGCCGGTGGCCCGGGTGGGCACGGTGGACAGCACCGAGCTGGAGTGGCACATCCGCACCAACCGGCAGCTCATCCCCAGCTACTCGGAGGCCGTGCTGATGGACCTGGCCTCGCTGTCCATCTGCAATGGCTACTCGGCCTGCGGCATCGTGCGGGCCGACTGCGACGGCCACTCCAGCAGCTCCTCCATCTTCTCCCGCAATGTGGGCCGCAGCCACTCCCGCTTCTCGCTGGACACCAGCCGCTTCTCGCTGTGCCGGGTCCACGGTTCCCGCCGCACCGGCCTATGGCGCAGCCGCAGCAGCAATGTCAACGAGCGCTGCCGCGATGACCAGTGCTGCTCCTACTCCAGCCAGCTGGCGATCAGTGAGAGCCCACCCAACTACCACGACGCCCGCTTCTTCCCGGTGCTGATCGTCCACCGGCCCTGCCAGGGGCGCGAGGTGGAGGGGCGTAGGTATTACATCCGAAGGAACTCCTGCCTCGAAACGTCTTTGTAA